From the genome of Methylocystis heyeri:
GATTTTCGATACCCGGCTGAAACGCAAAGCCTTTGATCGCAGCCATCGTCGTCACCAGCCGGCTTTGATCGGGCAGTTGGAGACGATCATAGCCGCCGTCCTTGGCGACCAGCATCCACAAGGACGGATAGGCGCCGACGAGATGGTTGCGGCGGGGATATGGGACGCCCTTCTCCTGCGCGAAGCGTTGGGCGTTCTGTTGCGCCCAGAACTGGTAATAGGCGTGGTCGCCGAAATTGCGGACGGTTTTCTTTCCCGAGGTCATCGACACATTGCCGCCATGCGTCCGGTAGACGCCGAGCGCTTCGTCGACATGCGCGACGCGGCCGAAAAAGGGCGCCGAATAAAGCAGGTAGGCGTCGACGCCGTCGCCGTCGAGATGCTCCGCGCGGGCGAGGAGTTCGCGGATGTATTTCCGGTCGAAGGCGTTTCCGCTCATGGGCGGAGACGGATAATAGCCATTGGCGGCCAGAAACTCCGCATGGCCTTCGTTCAGGAAGGGCTCGCTCGGCCAGGTCCGGGCGGGATCGCCGTTGAGGCTCAGCCGATAATGAATGCAGGAAACCCCCGGCCGCCAGACCTCCGCCACGCGGGCGCAGGCGTTCTCGAAGAGGTAATCGTCGGCGTCGAGGCTTATGACGAGGTCGCCCCTGGCCGCTTCCAGCCCTTTCTTGAGGGCTTGCGCCTGCCCGGCGTTCTCCTTGAAAATCGCGACGACGCCGGGCCGCGCTTCGATCACCGAGCGAGAATCGTCGGTCGATCCGTCGTCGACGACGATGCATTCCACTTCCGGATGGGTCTGCGCCAGCACCGAGTCTATCGCCTGGCCGACGAAGCGGCCGTAATTGTAATTGGTGATTATGACCGACACCAGCACGGGGTTCTCCTTGAAGCGGGCGCTTCGGCGCGGGTTGCGCTTTACGCGTCCCGATCCAAAGCGAGACGGGGGCGCGCCGCCCCTGTCAGATTGTCTTGATAGTTGAGACGCCCTGAGCAACGGAAGACGGAATCGAAAATATTGCTAAATTAGTAAGAGCGGCGTCCCCGACTCCCGGTTAACGAACTTGAAGCGAATTATCGAAAAAATTACGTTTTTCGGAAGGGCTGCCCTCGACACGTCGCCCGCAAAACAGAGAACCACCGCGATCGACGAGAGAGACGCCGGCCTCCTCTGCGCCGGCGTCTGCGCCTCGGAGATGGTCTCGCGCTGAGATCCCCTTTAGGCCGCGAGCTGGTTTATTCCCTCTTCGGCGAGTTTGGTCAGCTTGGCGTCGGCGGCTTTTTCCTCGTCGAGGTTCTTCCTCAGAACCGAAGCGCAGTCTTCCCGACCGAGCGCTTTGGCCCAGGAGATGAGGGAGCCGTACGTGGTGATTTCATAGTGCTCGACCTTCTGGGCCGCGGACACGATGGCCGCGTCGAGCACGCCGCCTTGCGAATCCGACGCCATTTCGCTTCCTTCCCTGATGATGCCGTCGATCGCCGGGCAGCTTTCGGACTCGGGATTTACGCCATGCATCTCGAATACCTGGAGCAGCCGCTGCACCTGTCCCTTGGTCTCTTCGAGATGCGACGACAACGCCTGTTTCAATTGCGAAGAGCGCGCCGTCTCGATCAAATCCGGCAAGGCCTCGACGATCTCGTTTTCCATGTAGTAGGCGCCCTTGAGGCCTGAAACGAACAGTTCGTCCAGGCTCTCGATGCTTTTGCCGAACAGGGTCATCGGAGTCTCCATTTTGGCTGCGGGTTTTCCCGCTTTACCCTGGCGATAGAGCCGGAGAACGCGCGGCGCAGGCCCGCACGGGCGCCCGATCGTCGCTCGTTAAACTCCGGCGCCGAGACGCCGTTCCTTTTGCCTTGCGACAATTTATACGTAAAATCATGCAGATAGGCTCGCGCTGCCGGGAAAGTGCAGACGGAAAACGCAGGAGACCGGGAGCGGCCGACGTACGGACCGAGAAAAGAAAGTGAAATCAAACGCCAAGATTCAGTAAACATGTTTTAATGCTTCTTTTTCATTCTGGCGCTACGGCGTGTTTGAGCCTTATGGCCGGAAAGTATCATGACAAAACAACCCAAATCCGAATTTGAAGGCTGCAAACCCTTATTCGTTCTTTCGGACAGCCGTCGCTTCCAGCGTGTGGAAATCTCTTTGCCCGGGCGCTGCATATTCTCCTCGGGCTCGGAGCATCCCTGCCGCACCGTCGATATTTCTCCCGGCGGCATGCGGCTTTCGGCCCTGGCCTCGCCGAGGCGCGGCGAGACTGTCTTAGCCGACATCGACGATCTGGGACGTTTCGAGGGGAGCGTCATACGCATATTGCACGACGGCTTCGCGATGACGCTGAGGGTTCCGGCCGCGGAGCGCGAGGCGCTCGCCGCCAAGCTCACCTGGCACGCCAACCAGCGCGCCCTCGATATTCCCGACGACCGTTCCCACGGCCGCCTCGTTCCGGTCAATCAATACGCGGTGATGCGCACGCCCGACGGCTGCGAGCATACGGTCCGGATTTCCGATCTCTCCGCTTCTGGCGTCGCGGTGGAGACCTCGGCGCCGGTTCGCGTCGGCCTGCACGTGCTCATCGGCGAGACCGAGGTCACGGTGCTTCGCGTATTCGAGGAGGGCTTCGCAGGGCTGTTTCTGTCGCCTTTCGCTCCGGGAGAAATAAACGAAAACACCATCCTCTGAAGCTCGCGGGTCGAAGCCGCCCTCATCGGGGCGTTCACTCTTGCGTGAGCGCCCCGAGCGGCCCCCGCGCGAGCGCGATCAACGCGCCCGCCGCGGCGGAGAGGGCGCAGAGCGCAAGGAAGAACTGCGCCGAGGAGAGGCTCGCCCATAAGCCTCCGATCCATCCCGCCAGCAGATTGCCGGCGAATGTCGTCGTCAGCCAGAACCCCATCGTCGCCGAGCGTGCGTGGTCGGGCGCGATGCGCGACACCAGAGACAGCGCGATCGGCGAAAAATACAGCTCCGCAAAGGTGATCACGACGAAATAGCCGGCGAGCCAGAGCCAGCTCGATCTGCCGCCGGGATTGATCCAGGCGGCCAGAGCCATGATGAGATAGCTGAGCGCTACGCCGAAGCAGCCGGTGGCCATTTTGGCCATCGCGCCGGGCTCGCGACCTCTGCGCGACTGCGCGGCCCATAGAGCGACCAGCAGCGGCGTGAAGAGGAACACCATGAGCGGATTGAACGCCTGAAACCAGGTGACGGGGATATCCCCTTTCCACAGGATCAGATCGACTCCGCGATCGGTGAATTTTTCCGCCCACAGGGCAATAGTGTTGCCCTGCTGTTCATAGGTCGCAAAGAACAAGGTTGCGGGAATAAAAAGCGCCAGCACGCCCAGCAAGGCGCGCCGGGATCCGGCCCTGTCGGCCGACGTGGGCTCCGACTTTCGCTGGCGCGGCCGATCCGCTGGCAGGCTCGGCGAGCCGATGAGATATGTCAGCAGCCCTATCGCCATTCCGACGCCGGCGCTCGCAAAGCCGTAATGCCATCCCAGGGTTTCGCCGAGCGTCCCGCTGACCAGGGGAGAAAAGAAGGCGCCGATGTTTATGCCGACGTAGAACAGGGAATAGGCGCGGTCGCGGCGGGCGTCGCCGGGCGCATAGAGTCCTCCCACCTGCGTCACTATGTTGGGCTTGAATGCGCCATTGCCCAGGATGAGAAGCAGCAGCGCCAACAGGAAGAACGGCTCGGACGCCATCAGGAAATGCCCCGCGACCATGAGCGCCGCGCCCAAAGCGACCATGCGCCGCCGCCCGAGCCAACGATCCGCGAGATAGCCGCCGAGGATCGGGGTCAGATAGACGAAGCCGGTGTAAAGCCCGTAGATCTGCGAAGCCAACGGCTGCGGGCCGAGCGGCCCGAACACGGCCTCGAGAACCCGCTTCAAAGAAGCGAGGCCGAGAACTTCCGCCTCCCCGCCCGGCGCGAGCAGATGATCGACCATGTAAAGGACCAGCAGGGCGCGCATGCCGTAGTAGGAAAAGCGCTCCCACAGCTCGGTGGCGAACAGCACGCTCAGGCCCTTGGGATGGCCGAGCCATTGCGTCTGCGGATGCGAAGCCCGCCCGCTTTTTTCCTCGAGGCGGCTTTCGTCGCCCCCTTGTTCCATCGTCCGTACGCGGCTTCGCCTCGAACCTATTTCCATTTGATCGAGCATCCGATGGACGCAATCTGCTCCTTCGGCGCCGCCCCATTTTTTGCGATATTGCGCATGGCTTCCAGAAGCTCGCGCCGCGCGCCGGCGGCAATGGGCGCCGTGCGGCCTTCGTCGAGCCGGCCGCGATATTTCAGCACGCGCTGGCGGTCGAGACCGAAGTAGTCCGGGGTGCATACCGCGCCATAGGCTTTCGCGACCGCCTGGGATTCGTCGTGCAGATAGGGAAAGGGAAATTTGTGGGTCTGCGCGAATTTCTTCATGTTCTCGAATGAATCTTCGGGATAGGCGTCGGCGTCGTTCGCGCATATCGCGGCGAACCCGACGCCCTCGCCGAGCAGAAGGCGCGCATCCGCGACGAGGCGATCGATCACGGCCTTCACATAGGGACAATGATTGCAGATGAAGACGATCACCGTGCCGTTGGCGCCGGCGACTTCGTCCAATCCGTAGCTTTTTCCGTCAGTCGCGGGCAGCCGAAAATCCGGAGCCGAGGCGCCGAGAACAATATCGTTGGAGATCGCAGCCATTGCGCGTCCTTTCATTTTCGCCGCCGGCGTCCGCCGCAGCCGAAGCGGCCGGCCCGGGAGGCGACGCCTGCCGACCAGACGAGCGGATGCTCGGGCAATCAGTAGATAGGGTGTCGTTCGCACAGAATCCGCACTTCGTCGCGCACAGCCGCGAGGTTTGCCGCGTCTTCGGGCCGGCGCAAAACGCGGTCGATCCATCTTCCGATTTCGCCGAACTCCGCGACGCCGAAACCTCTGGTGGAGCCCGCGTTGCTGGAAAGCCTGAGGCCTGATGGAGCTTCG
Proteins encoded in this window:
- a CDS encoding glycosyltransferase family 2 protein yields the protein MLVSVIITNYNYGRFVGQAIDSVLAQTHPEVECIVVDDGSTDDSRSVIEARPGVVAIFKENAGQAQALKKGLEAARGDLVISLDADDYLFENACARVAEVWRPGVSCIHYRLSLNGDPARTWPSEPFLNEGHAEFLAANGYYPSPPMSGNAFDRKYIRELLARAEHLDGDGVDAYLLYSAPFFGRVAHVDEALGVYRTHGGNVSMTSGKKTVRNFGDHAYYQFWAQQNAQRFAQEKGVPYPRRNHLVGAYPSLWMLVAKDGGYDRLQLPDQSRLVTTMAAIKGFAFQPGIENLRRLKNILLLLLLLPAPLILRRRLESRLLG
- a CDS encoding ferritin-like domain-containing protein; protein product: MTLFGKSIESLDELFVSGLKGAYYMENEIVEALPDLIETARSSQLKQALSSHLEETKGQVQRLLQVFEMHGVNPESESCPAIDGIIREGSEMASDSQGGVLDAAIVSAAQKVEHYEITTYGSLISWAKALGREDCASVLRKNLDEEKAADAKLTKLAEEGINQLAA
- a CDS encoding PilZ domain-containing protein, which gives rise to MTKQPKSEFEGCKPLFVLSDSRRFQRVEISLPGRCIFSSGSEHPCRTVDISPGGMRLSALASPRRGETVLADIDDLGRFEGSVIRILHDGFAMTLRVPAAEREALAAKLTWHANQRALDIPDDRSHGRLVPVNQYAVMRTPDGCEHTVRISDLSASGVAVETSAPVRVGLHVLIGETEVTVLRVFEEGFAGLFLSPFAPGEINENTIL
- a CDS encoding peptide MFS transporter — protein: MEQGGDESRLEEKSGRASHPQTQWLGHPKGLSVLFATELWERFSYYGMRALLVLYMVDHLLAPGGEAEVLGLASLKRVLEAVFGPLGPQPLASQIYGLYTGFVYLTPILGGYLADRWLGRRRMVALGAALMVAGHFLMASEPFFLLALLLLILGNGAFKPNIVTQVGGLYAPGDARRDRAYSLFYVGINIGAFFSPLVSGTLGETLGWHYGFASAGVGMAIGLLTYLIGSPSLPADRPRQRKSEPTSADRAGSRRALLGVLALFIPATLFFATYEQQGNTIALWAEKFTDRGVDLILWKGDIPVTWFQAFNPLMVFLFTPLLVALWAAQSRRGREPGAMAKMATGCFGVALSYLIMALAAWINPGGRSSWLWLAGYFVVITFAELYFSPIALSLVSRIAPDHARSATMGFWLTTTFAGNLLAGWIGGLWASLSSAQFFLALCALSAAAGALIALARGPLGALTQE
- a CDS encoding thioredoxin family protein; the encoded protein is MAAISNDIVLGASAPDFRLPATDGKSYGLDEVAGANGTVIVFICNHCPYVKAVIDRLVADARLLLGEGVGFAAICANDADAYPEDSFENMKKFAQTHKFPFPYLHDESQAVAKAYGAVCTPDYFGLDRQRVLKYRGRLDEGRTAPIAAGARRELLEAMRNIAKNGAAPKEQIASIGCSIKWK